From Streptomyces sp. TLI_105, the proteins below share one genomic window:
- a CDS encoding DUF305 domain-containing protein codes for MIRRQRAVVAAALSVVAVLALSACESAPAQGAPQAGASTGPAVVAPGKPGEPARRISPEEAARLLPDESPNGADFRYVQMMTVHHRQALTMTALVPGRASSPQVKKVAERIAAAQRPEIDAMEGWLKNNGGPREQGVHDHHSMPGMATEAQLKELRAAKGRAFDELFLKLMIAHHEGAVTMAAEVLSEGNNVLVEEMANDVIAQQTSEIDRMRSL; via the coding sequence TTGATCCGCCGTCAGCGTGCCGTCGTCGCCGCGGCCCTGTCCGTCGTCGCCGTACTCGCCCTGAGCGCCTGCGAGTCGGCCCCCGCCCAGGGCGCGCCGCAGGCCGGGGCCTCGACCGGCCCCGCGGTGGTGGCACCGGGGAAGCCCGGGGAGCCGGCCCGGCGGATATCCCCCGAGGAGGCCGCGCGGCTGCTCCCCGACGAGAGCCCGAACGGCGCGGACTTCCGCTACGTGCAGATGATGACCGTGCACCACCGGCAGGCCCTGACGATGACGGCGCTGGTCCCGGGACGGGCGTCCTCGCCCCAGGTGAAGAAGGTGGCCGAGCGGATCGCGGCGGCGCAGCGGCCGGAGATCGACGCGATGGAAGGTTGGCTGAAAAACAACGGTGGTCCGCGCGAGCAGGGCGTCCACGATCACCACTCGATGCCGGGCATGGCGACCGAGGCCCAGCTGAAGGAGTTGCGGGCCGCGAAGGGCAGGGCCTTCGACGAGCTCTTCCTGAAGCTGATGATCGCGCACCACGAAGGGGCCGTGACGATGGCCGCCGAGGTGCTGAGCGAGGGGAACAACGTCCTCGTGGAGGAGATGGCGAACGACGTGATCGCCCAGCAGACTTCGGAGATCGACCGGATGCGCTCCTTGTAG
- a CDS encoding LVIVD repeat-containing protein, producing MTSLRTPRTTSDTRDPRARFRRLGVASAAAGLLATLLAAGPAAATPDPGDAGPAQGTISSQQAAEARSAIQSGEIPGVDEIVHSQNIEHLANVPKDALKGLNSDLAFQGKYAFAGNYDGFRIFDISDPKAPKTVAQVLCPGSQNDVSVSGNLLFLSTDSSRSDNSCASTTQPASVKESWEGMKIFDISDIANPKYVAAVETNCGSHTHTILPKGKNVYIYVSSYSPNVAFPDCQPPHDGISVIKVPRKTPEQAAVVNFPVLFPGEGPDGGGNPGAPTNPGVSKTTGCHDITVLPSENLAAGACMGDGILFDIKDPEHPRVIDQVQDNVNFAFWHSATFNQKANKVVFTDELGGGGAATCNAQVGPNRGADGIYDIVGKGDKRKLVFRSYFKIPRHQADTENCVAHNGSLIPVKGKDLMVQAWYQGGVSVWDFTDSSAPKEIAYFERGPLSATTMSTGGSWSAYYYNGHIYSNDIAKGFDVLKLSDRRTDPAKRIRMDQLNVQTQPDYFDLDD from the coding sequence GTGACTTCGTTGCGTACCCCGCGTACCACGTCCGACACGCGTGACCCGCGTGCCCGGTTCAGACGCCTGGGTGTGGCATCCGCCGCAGCCGGGCTGCTGGCCACACTGCTCGCGGCAGGCCCCGCGGCCGCCACCCCCGACCCCGGAGACGCCGGCCCCGCACAGGGCACGATCTCCTCGCAGCAGGCCGCCGAGGCGCGCTCCGCCATCCAGAGCGGCGAGATACCCGGCGTGGACGAGATCGTCCACAGCCAGAACATCGAGCACCTCGCCAACGTCCCCAAGGACGCCCTCAAGGGCCTCAACTCGGACCTCGCCTTCCAGGGCAAGTACGCCTTCGCGGGCAACTACGACGGCTTCCGGATCTTCGACATCAGCGACCCGAAGGCCCCGAAGACCGTCGCGCAGGTCCTCTGCCCGGGCTCCCAGAACGACGTCTCCGTCTCCGGGAACCTGCTCTTCCTCTCCACCGACTCCTCCCGGAGCGACAACTCGTGCGCCAGCACGACGCAGCCCGCCTCGGTCAAGGAGTCCTGGGAGGGCATGAAGATCTTCGACATCAGCGACATCGCCAACCCGAAGTACGTCGCCGCCGTCGAGACCAACTGCGGTTCCCACACCCACACGATCCTGCCCAAGGGCAAGAACGTGTACATCTACGTCTCCTCCTACTCGCCCAACGTCGCCTTCCCGGACTGCCAGCCCCCGCACGACGGCATCTCCGTCATCAAGGTGCCCCGCAAGACGCCCGAGCAGGCGGCGGTCGTCAACTTCCCCGTCCTCTTCCCGGGCGAGGGCCCGGACGGCGGCGGCAACCCGGGCGCGCCCACCAACCCGGGCGTCTCCAAGACCACCGGCTGCCACGACATCACCGTGCTTCCTTCGGAGAACCTCGCGGCCGGCGCCTGCATGGGTGACGGCATCCTCTTCGACATCAAGGACCCCGAGCACCCGCGGGTCATCGACCAGGTCCAGGACAACGTCAACTTCGCGTTCTGGCACTCCGCGACCTTCAACCAGAAGGCGAACAAGGTCGTCTTCACCGACGAGCTGGGCGGCGGCGGCGCCGCCACCTGCAACGCCCAGGTCGGCCCCAACCGGGGCGCCGACGGCATCTACGACATCGTCGGCAAGGGCGACAAGCGCAAGCTGGTCTTCCGCAGCTACTTCAAGATCCCGCGCCACCAGGCCGACACCGAGAACTGCGTCGCCCACAACGGCTCGCTGATCCCGGTCAAGGGCAAGGACCTCATGGTCCAGGCCTGGTACCAGGGCGGCGTCTCCGTCTGGGACTTCACCGACTCCTCCGCCCCGAAGGAGATCGCCTACTTCGAGCGCGGCCCGCTGTCCGCCACCACCATGTCGACGGGCGGTTCCTGGTCCGCGTACTACTACAACGGCCACATCTACTCGAACGACATCGCGAAGGGCTTCGACGTGCTGAAGCTCTCCGACCGCCGTACGGACCCGGCGAAGCGGATCCGGATGGACCAGCTCAACGTCCAGACCCAGCCGGACTACTTCGACCTCGACGACTGA